From Methanobacterium congolense, one genomic window encodes:
- a CDS encoding Hsp20/alpha crystallin family protein, translating to MKRRGVAEQMFNDMVGTIREKQEELEKAVADYTSNVPAKPVMDVIEDDENIIVKTDLPGVKKEDIKIDITEDTLEITANFEEETEVEDVNYLRRERRYGEARRLMKLPAKILMNDSTAKFENGVLTVTLPKLEKSESFEVKVD from the coding sequence ATGAAAAGAAGAGGCGTAGCAGAACAGATGTTTAATGACATGGTTGGCACCATCCGTGAGAAACAGGAGGAGCTTGAGAAGGCAGTAGCTGATTACACTTCGAATGTTCCAGCAAAACCAGTGATGGATGTTATTGAGGATGATGAAAATATAATCGTCAAAACAGACCTTCCAGGTGTCAAAAAAGAGGATATAAAGATTGATATAACCGAAGACACCCTTGAAATCACTGCAAACTTCGAAGAAGAAACTGAAGTTGAGGATGTTAACTACCTCCGGAGGGAAAGAAGGTACGGTGAAGCAAGAAGGTTGATGAAGCTTCCTGCAAAAATACTGATGAACGACTCAACTGCAAAATTTGAAAACGGAGTATTAACAGTCACACTTCCAAAACTAGAAAAGAGTGAAAGTTTTGAAGTTAAAGTGGACTGA